A genome region from Arachis duranensis cultivar V14167 chromosome 8, aradu.V14167.gnm2.J7QH, whole genome shotgun sequence includes the following:
- the LOC107461373 gene encoding extensin-2-like isoform X14, with protein sequence MGTFSGSRQWPRLIYLVAFCLLAISVIAKPDDEDHDRKPFPHEKHKKEHELPPKHEEHPHHHHHKRHPHEHKSPPPPPYGYKSPTPPIYSPPPPYVYKSPPPPVHSPPPPVHSPPPPYIYKSPPPSNHSPPPPYVYKSPPPPVHSPPPPYVYKSPPPPVHSPPPPYVYKSPPPPVHSPPPPVNSPPPPYVYKSPPPPVHSPPPPYVYKSPPPPVHSPPPPVHSPPPPYVYKSPPPPVHSPPPPYVYKSPPPPVHSPPPPYVYKSPPPPVHSPPPPVHSPPPPYVYKSPPPPVHSPPPPIHSPPPPYVYKSPPLPVHSPPPPYVYKSPPPPVHSPPPPYVYKSPPPPPYIYKSPPPPVHSPPPPYAYKSPHSPIHSPPPPYVYKSPPSPVHSPPPPIHSPPPPYIYKSPPPPIHSPPPPYVYKSPPPPVHSPRPPVHSPPPPYVYKSPPPPIHSPPPPYIYKSPPPPVHSPPPPYVYKSPPPPIHSPPPPYVYKSPPPPVHSPPPPVHSPPPPYIYKSPPPPIHSPPPPYVYKSPPPPVHSPPPPYTYKSPPPIVHSPPPPVHSPPPPYVYKSPPPPVHSPPPPVHSLPPPYVYKSPPPPIHSPPPPYVYKSPPPPVHSPPPSPSVHSPPPPYAYKSPPPPVHSPPPPVHSPPPPYIYKSPPPSVHSPPPPYVYKSPPPPYHTPSPLIHSPPPPYIYKSPPPPVHSPPPPYIYKSPPPLAHSPPPPHVYVYPLQSPPPPHVPNHPPYLYNSPPPPPKGY encoded by the exons ATGGGAACTTTCTCAGGGTCGAGGCAATGGCCTCGACTCATCTACTTAGTGGCATTTTGCCTACTTGCAATTAGTGTCATTGCTAAGCCTGATGATGAAGATCATGATAGGAAACCTTTCCCTcatgaaaaacataaaaaagagCACGAATTACCTCCAAAGCATGAAGAACATCcacaccatcatcatcataaacGACATCCACATGAACATAAATCTCCACCACCTCCACCTTATGGTTACAAATCACCGACTCCACCAATCTATtctccaccacctccatatgtTTATAAATCTCCTCCTCCACCAGTTCATTCTCCGCCTCCTCCAGTGCATTCACCTCCACCACCATATATCTACAAGTCTCCTCCACCATCAAATCACTCACCGCCTCCACCGTATGTATATAAATCACCTCCTCCACCAGTTCACTCACCGCCTCCACCGTATGTTTATAAATCTCCACCTCCTCCAGTTCACTCACCGCCTCCACCGTATGTTTACAAATCACCTCCTCCTCCTGTTCACTCACCTCCTCCACCAGTCAACTCTCCGCCCCCACCATATGTTTATAAATCTCCAC CTCCTCCAGTTCACTCACCGCCTCCACCCTATGTTTATAAATCTCCACCTCCTCCTGTTCACTCTCCGCCTCCACCAGTTCACTCACCGCCTCCACCGTATGTTTACAAATCACCTCCTCCACCAGTCCACTCTCCGCCCCCACCATATGTTTATAAATCTCCACCTCCTCCAGTTCACTCACCGCCTCCACCGTACGTTTACAAATCACCTCCTCCTCCTGTTCACTCACCTCCTCCACCAGTCCACTCTCCGCCACCACCATATGTTTATAAATCTCCAC CTCCTCCAGTTCACTCTCCGCCTCCACCAATTCACTCACCGCCTCCACCATATGTTTACAAATCACCTCCTCTACCAGTCCACTCTCCGCCCCCACCATATGTTTATAAATCTCCACCTCCTCCAGTTCACTCTCCGCCTCCACCGTACGTTTACAAATCACCTC CTCCACCACCATATATCTACAAGTCTCCTCCTCCACCTGTTCACTCTCCGCCTCCACCGTATGCTTACAAATCGCCTCATTCACCAATCCATTCTCCGCCCCCTCCATATGTATATAAATCTCCTCCTTCACCAGTTCACTCTCCACCTCCTCCAATACATTCACCTCCACCACCATATATCTACAAGTCTCCTCCACCACCAATTCACTCACCGCCTCCACCGTACGTTTACAAATCACCTCCTCCTCCAGTTCACTCACCCCGTCCACCAGTCCATTCCCCGCCTCCACCGTACGTTTACAAATCACCTCCTCCACCAATTCACTCGCCTCCACCACCATATATCTATAAGTCTCCTCCTCCACCTGTTCACTCGCCGCCTCCACCGTATGTTTACAAATCACCTCCTCCACCAATCCACTCCCCACCCCCTCCATATGTCTATAAATCTCCTCCCCCACCAGTTCATTCTCCGCCTCCTCCAGTGCATTCACCTCCACCACCATATATTTACAAGTCTCCTCCACCACCAATTCACTCACCGCCTCCACCATACGTTTACAAATCACCTCCTCCACCAGTCCATTCCCCACCCCCACCATATACTTATAAATCTCCACCTCCTATAGTTCACTCTCCGCCTCCACCAGTCCATTCACCACCCCCCCCATATGTTTACAAATCACCTCCTCCACCAGTCCACTCTCCGCCTCCTCCAGTCCATTCACTTCCACCACCATATGTTTACAAATCACCTCCTCCACCAATCCACTCTCCTCCCCCACCATATGTCTATAAATCTCCTCCTCCACCAGTTCACTCTCCGCCTCCTTCTCCATCTGTCCACTCCCcgccaccaccatatgcctataaGTCTCCCCCTCCTCCTGTCCACTCACCACCTCCACCAGTCCATTCACCCCCGCCACCATATATTTACAAGTCTCCTCCTCCATCAGTTCACTCACCGCCTCCACCGTATGTTTACAAATCACCCCCTCCTCCATATCACACACCGTCACCACTAATTCActcaccaccacctccatatatcTATAAGTCTCCACCACCTCCA
- the LOC107461373 gene encoding extensin-2-like isoform X11 — MGTFSGSRQWPRLIYLVAFCLLAISVIAKPDDEDHDRKPFPHEKHKKEHELPPKHEEHPHHHHHKRHPHEHKSPPPPPYGYKSPTPPIYSPPPPYVYKSPPPPVHSPPPPVHSPPPPYIYKSPPPSNHSPPPPYVYKSPPPPVHSPPPPYVYKSPPPPVHSPPPPYVYKSPPPPVHSPPPPVNSPPPPYVYKSPPPPVHSPPPPYVYKSPPPPVHSPPPPVHSPPPPYVYKSPPPPVHSPPPPYVYKSPPPPVHSPPPPYVYKSPPPPVHSPPPPVHSPPPPYVYKSPPPPVHSPPPPYVYKSPPPPVHSPPPPIHSPPPPYVYKSPPLPVHSPPPPYVYKSPPPPVHSPPPPYVYKSPPPPPYIYKSPPPPVHSPPPPYAYKSPHSPIHSPPPPYVYKSPPSPVHSPPPPIHSPPPPYIYKSPPPPIHSPPPPYVYKSPPPPVHSPRPPVHSPPPPYVYKSPPPPIHSPPPPYIYKSPPPPVHSPPPPYVYKSPPPPIHSPPPPYVYKSPPPPVHSPPPPVHSPPPPYIYKSPPPPIHSPPPPYVYKSPPPPVHSPPPPYTYKSPPPIVHSPPPPVHSPPPPYVYKSPPPPVHSPPPPVHSLPPPYVYKSPPPPIHSPPPPYVYKSPPPPVHSPPPSPSVHSPPPPYAYKSPPPPVHSPPPPVHSPPPPYIYKSPPPSVHSPPPPYVYKSPPPPYHTPSPLIHSPPPPYIYKSPPPPVHSPPPPYIYKSPPPLAHSPPPPHVYVYPLQSPPPPHVPNHPPYLYNSPPPPPKGY, encoded by the exons ATGGGAACTTTCTCAGGGTCGAGGCAATGGCCTCGACTCATCTACTTAGTGGCATTTTGCCTACTTGCAATTAGTGTCATTGCTAAGCCTGATGATGAAGATCATGATAGGAAACCTTTCCCTcatgaaaaacataaaaaagagCACGAATTACCTCCAAAGCATGAAGAACATCcacaccatcatcatcataaacGACATCCACATGAACATAAATCTCCACCACCTCCACCTTATGGTTACAAATCACCGACTCCACCAATCTATtctccaccacctccatatgtTTATAAATCTCCTCCTCCACCAGTTCATTCTCCGCCTCCTCCAGTGCATTCACCTCCACCACCATATATCTACAAGTCTCCTCCACCATCAAATCACTCACCGCCTCCACCGTATGTATATAAATCACCTCCTCCACCAGTTCACTCACCGCCTCCACCGTATGTTTATAAATCTCCACCTCCTCCAGTTCACTCACCGCCTCCACCGTATGTTTACAAATCACCTCCTCCTCCTGTTCACTCACCTCCTCCACCAGTCAACTCTCCGCCCCCACCATATGTTTATAAATCTCCAC CTCCTCCAGTTCACTCACCGCCTCCACCCTATGTTTATAAATCTCCACCTCCTCCTGTTCACTCTCCGCCTCCACCAGTTCACTCACCGCCTCCACCGTATGTTTACAAATCACCTCCTCCACCAGTCCACTCTCCGCCCCCACCATATGTTTATAAATCTCCACCTCCTCCAGTTCACTCACCGCCTCCACCGTACGTTTACAAATCACCTCCTCCTCCTGTTCACTCAC CTCCTCCACCAGTCCACTCTCCACCCCCACCATATGTTTATAAATCTCCACCTCCTCCAGTTCACTCACCGC CCCCACCATATGTTTATAAATCTCCACCTCCTCCAGTTCACTCTCCGCCTCCACCAATTCACTCACCGCCTCCACCATATGTTTACAAATCACCTCCTCTACCAGTCCACTCTCCGCCCCCACCATATGTTTATAAATCTCCACCTCCTCCAGTTCACTCTCCGCCTCCACCGTACGTTTACAAATCACCTC CTCCACCACCATATATCTACAAGTCTCCTCCTCCACCTGTTCACTCTCCGCCTCCACCGTATGCTTACAAATCGCCTCATTCACCAATCCATTCTCCGCCCCCTCCATATGTATATAAATCTCCTCCTTCACCAGTTCACTCTCCACCTCCTCCAATACATTCACCTCCACCACCATATATCTACAAGTCTCCTCCACCACCAATTCACTCACCGCCTCCACCGTACGTTTACAAATCACCTCCTCCTCCAGTTCACTCACCCCGTCCACCAGTCCATTCCCCGCCTCCACCGTACGTTTACAAATCACCTCCTCCACCAATTCACTCGCCTCCACCACCATATATCTATAAGTCTCCTCCTCCACCTGTTCACTCGCCGCCTCCACCGTATGTTTACAAATCACCTCCTCCACCAATCCACTCCCCACCCCCTCCATATGTCTATAAATCTCCTCCCCCACCAGTTCATTCTCCGCCTCCTCCAGTGCATTCACCTCCACCACCATATATTTACAAGTCTCCTCCACCACCAATTCACTCACCGCCTCCACCATACGTTTACAAATCACCTCCTCCACCAGTCCATTCCCCACCCCCACCATATACTTATAAATCTCCACCTCCTATAGTTCACTCTCCGCCTCCACCAGTCCATTCACCACCCCCCCCATATGTTTACAAATCACCTCCTCCACCAGTCCACTCTCCGCCTCCTCCAGTCCATTCACTTCCACCACCATATGTTTACAAATCACCTCCTCCACCAATCCACTCTCCTCCCCCACCATATGTCTATAAATCTCCTCCTCCACCAGTTCACTCTCCGCCTCCTTCTCCATCTGTCCACTCCCcgccaccaccatatgcctataaGTCTCCCCCTCCTCCTGTCCACTCACCACCTCCACCAGTCCATTCACCCCCGCCACCATATATTTACAAGTCTCCTCCTCCATCAGTTCACTCACCGCCTCCACCGTATGTTTACAAATCACCCCCTCCTCCATATCACACACCGTCACCACTAATTCActcaccaccacctccatatatcTATAAGTCTCCACCACCTCCA
- the LOC107461373 gene encoding extensin-2-like isoform X10: MGTFSGSRQWPRLIYLVAFCLLAISVIAKPDDEDHDRKPFPHEKHKKEHELPPKHEEHPHHHHHKRHPHEHKSPPPPPYGYKSPTPPIYSPPPPYVYKSPPPPVHSPPPPVHSPPPPYIYKSPPPSNHSPPPPYVYKSPPPPVHSPPPPYVYKSPPPPVHSPPPPYVYKSPPPPVHSPPPPVNSPPPPYVYKSPPPPVHSPPPPYVYKSPPPPVHSPPPPVHSPPPPYVYKSPPPPVHSPPPPYVYKSPPPPVHSPPPPYVYKSPPPPVHSPPPPVHSPPPPYVYKSPPPPVHSPPPPYVYKSPPPPVHSPPPPIHSPPPPYVYKSPPLPVHSPPPPYVYKSPPPPVHSPPPPYVYKSPPPPPYIYKSPPPPVHSPPPPYAYKSPHSPIHSPPPPYVYKSPPSPVHSPPPPIHSPPPPYIYKSPPPPIHSPPPPYVYKSPPPPVHSPRPPVHSPPPPYVYKSPPPPIHSPPPPYIYKSPPPPVHSPPPPYVYKSPPPPIHSPPPPYVYKSPPPPVHSPPPPVHSPPPPYIYKSPPPPIHSPPPPYVYKSPPPPVHSPPPPYTYKSPPPIVHSPPPPVHSPPPPYVYKSPPPPVHSPPPPVHSLPPPYVYKSPPPPIHSPPPPYVYKSPPPPVHSPPPSPSVHSPPPPYAYKSPPPPVHSPPPPVHSPPPPYIYKSPPPSVHSPPPPYVYKSPPPPYHTPSPLIHSPPPPYIYKSPPPPVHSPPPPYIYKSPPPLAHSPPPPHVYVYPLQSPPPPHVPNHPPYLYNSPPPPPKGY, encoded by the exons ATGGGAACTTTCTCAGGGTCGAGGCAATGGCCTCGACTCATCTACTTAGTGGCATTTTGCCTACTTGCAATTAGTGTCATTGCTAAGCCTGATGATGAAGATCATGATAGGAAACCTTTCCCTcatgaaaaacataaaaaagagCACGAATTACCTCCAAAGCATGAAGAACATCcacaccatcatcatcataaacGACATCCACATGAACATAAATCTCCACCACCTCCACCTTATGGTTACAAATCACCGACTCCACCAATCTATtctccaccacctccatatgtTTATAAATCTCCTCCTCCACCAGTTCATTCTCCGCCTCCTCCAGTGCATTCACCTCCACCACCATATATCTACAAGTCTCCTCCACCATCAAATCACTCACCGCCTCCACCGTATGTATATAAATCACCTCCTCCACCAGTTCACTCACCGCCTCCACCGTATGTTTATAAATCTCCACCTCCTCCAGTTCACTCACCGCCTCCACCGTATGTTTACAAATCACCTCCTCCTCCTGTTCACTCACCTCCTCCACCAGTCAACTCTCCGCCCCCACCATATGTTTATAAATCTCCAC CTCCTCCAGTTCACTCACCGCCTCCACCCTATGTTTATAAATCTCCACCTCCTCCTGTTCACTCTCCGCCTCCACCAGTTCACTCACCGCCTCCACCGTATGTTTACAAATCACCTCCTCCACCAGTCCACTCTCCGCCCCCACCATATGTTTATAAATCTCCACCTCCTCCAGTTCACTCACCGCCTCCACCGTACGTTTACAAATCACCTCCTCCTCCTGTTCACTCACCTCCTCCACCAGTCCACTCTCCGCCACCACCATATGTTTATAAATCTCCAC CTCCTCCAGTTCACTCACCGC CCCCACCATATGTTTATAAATCTCCACCTCCTCCAGTTCACTCTCCGCCTCCACCAATTCACTCACCGCCTCCACCATATGTTTACAAATCACCTCCTCTACCAGTCCACTCTCCGCCCCCACCATATGTTTATAAATCTCCACCTCCTCCAGTTCACTCTCCGCCTCCACCGTACGTTTACAAATCACCTC CTCCACCACCATATATCTACAAGTCTCCTCCTCCACCTGTTCACTCTCCGCCTCCACCGTATGCTTACAAATCGCCTCATTCACCAATCCATTCTCCGCCCCCTCCATATGTATATAAATCTCCTCCTTCACCAGTTCACTCTCCACCTCCTCCAATACATTCACCTCCACCACCATATATCTACAAGTCTCCTCCACCACCAATTCACTCACCGCCTCCACCGTACGTTTACAAATCACCTCCTCCTCCAGTTCACTCACCCCGTCCACCAGTCCATTCCCCGCCTCCACCGTACGTTTACAAATCACCTCCTCCACCAATTCACTCGCCTCCACCACCATATATCTATAAGTCTCCTCCTCCACCTGTTCACTCGCCGCCTCCACCGTATGTTTACAAATCACCTCCTCCACCAATCCACTCCCCACCCCCTCCATATGTCTATAAATCTCCTCCCCCACCAGTTCATTCTCCGCCTCCTCCAGTGCATTCACCTCCACCACCATATATTTACAAGTCTCCTCCACCACCAATTCACTCACCGCCTCCACCATACGTTTACAAATCACCTCCTCCACCAGTCCATTCCCCACCCCCACCATATACTTATAAATCTCCACCTCCTATAGTTCACTCTCCGCCTCCACCAGTCCATTCACCACCCCCCCCATATGTTTACAAATCACCTCCTCCACCAGTCCACTCTCCGCCTCCTCCAGTCCATTCACTTCCACCACCATATGTTTACAAATCACCTCCTCCACCAATCCACTCTCCTCCCCCACCATATGTCTATAAATCTCCTCCTCCACCAGTTCACTCTCCGCCTCCTTCTCCATCTGTCCACTCCCcgccaccaccatatgcctataaGTCTCCCCCTCCTCCTGTCCACTCACCACCTCCACCAGTCCATTCACCCCCGCCACCATATATTTACAAGTCTCCTCCTCCATCAGTTCACTCACCGCCTCCACCGTATGTTTACAAATCACCCCCTCCTCCATATCACACACCGTCACCACTAATTCActcaccaccacctccatatatcTATAAGTCTCCACCACCTCCA
- the LOC107461373 gene encoding extensin-2-like isoform X45, translating into MGTFSGSRQWPRLIYLVAFCLLAISVIAKPDDEDHDRKPFPHEKHKKEHELPPKHEEHPHHHHHKRHPHEHKSPPPPPYGYKSPTPPIYSPPPPYVYKSPPPPVHSPPPPVHSPPPPYIYKSPPPSNHSPPPPYVYKSPPPPVHSPPPPYVYKSPPPPVHSPPPPYVYKSPPPPVHSPPPPVNSPPPPYVYKSPPPPVHSPPPPYVYKSPPPPVHSPPPPVHSPPPPYVYKSPPPPVHSPPPPYVYKSPPPPVHSPPPPYVYKSPPPPPYIYKSPPPPVHSPPPPYAYKSPHSPIHSPPPPYVYKSPPSPVHSPPPPIHSPPPPYIYKSPPPPIHSPPPPYVYKSPPPPVHSPRPPVHSPPPPYVYKSPPPPIHSPPPPYIYKSPPPPVHSPPPPYVYKSPPPPIHSPPPPYVYKSPPPPVHSPPPPVHSPPPPYIYKSPPPPIHSPPPPYVYKSPPPPVHSPPPPYTYKSPPPIVHSPPPPVHSPPPPYVYKSPPPPVHSPPPPVHSLPPPYVYKSPPPPIHSPPPPYVYKSPPPPVHSPPPSPSVHSPPPPYAYKSPPPPVHSPPPPVHSPPPPYIYKSPPPSVHSPPPPYVYKSPPPPYHTPSPLIHSPPPPYIYKSPPPPVHSPPPPYIYKSPPPLAHSPPPPHVYVYPLQSPPPPHVPNHPPYLYNSPPPPPKGY; encoded by the exons ATGGGAACTTTCTCAGGGTCGAGGCAATGGCCTCGACTCATCTACTTAGTGGCATTTTGCCTACTTGCAATTAGTGTCATTGCTAAGCCTGATGATGAAGATCATGATAGGAAACCTTTCCCTcatgaaaaacataaaaaagagCACGAATTACCTCCAAAGCATGAAGAACATCcacaccatcatcatcataaacGACATCCACATGAACATAAATCTCCACCACCTCCACCTTATGGTTACAAATCACCGACTCCACCAATCTATtctccaccacctccatatgtTTATAAATCTCCTCCTCCACCAGTTCATTCTCCGCCTCCTCCAGTGCATTCACCTCCACCACCATATATCTACAAGTCTCCTCCACCATCAAATCACTCACCGCCTCCACCGTATGTATATAAATCACCTCCTCCACCAGTTCACTCACCGCCTCCACCGTATGTTTATAAATCTCCACCTCCTCCAGTTCACTCACCGCCTCCACCGTATGTTTACAAATCACCTCCTCCTCCTGTTCACTCACCTCCTCCACCAGTCAACTCTCCGCCCCCACCATATGTTTATAAATCTCCAC CTCCTCCAGTTCACTCACCGCCTCCACCCTATGTTTATAAATCTCCACCTCCTCCTGTTCACTCTCCGCCTCCACCAGTTCACTCACCGCCTCCACCGTATGTTTACAAATCAC CTCCTCCACCAGTCCACTCTCCGCCCCCACCATACGTTTATAAATCTCCACCTCCTCCAGTCCACTCTCCGCCTCCACCGTACGTTTACAAATCACCTC CTCCACCACCATATATCTACAAGTCTCCTCCTCCACCTGTTCACTCTCCGCCTCCACCGTATGCTTACAAATCGCCTCATTCACCAATCCATTCTCCGCCCCCTCCATATGTATATAAATCTCCTCCTTCACCAGTTCACTCTCCACCTCCTCCAATACATTCACCTCCACCACCATATATCTACAAGTCTCCTCCACCACCAATTCACTCACCGCCTCCACCGTACGTTTACAAATCACCTCCTCCTCCAGTTCACTCACCCCGTCCACCAGTCCATTCCCCGCCTCCACCGTACGTTTACAAATCACCTCCTCCACCAATTCACTCGCCTCCACCACCATATATCTATAAGTCTCCTCCTCCACCTGTTCACTCGCCGCCTCCACCGTATGTTTACAAATCACCTCCTCCACCAATCCACTCCCCACCCCCTCCATATGTCTATAAATCTCCTCCCCCACCAGTTCATTCTCCGCCTCCTCCAGTGCATTCACCTCCACCACCATATATTTACAAGTCTCCTCCACCACCAATTCACTCACCGCCTCCACCATACGTTTACAAATCACCTCCTCCACCAGTCCATTCCCCACCCCCACCATATACTTATAAATCTCCACCTCCTATAGTTCACTCTCCGCCTCCACCAGTCCATTCACCACCCCCCCCATATGTTTACAAATCACCTCCTCCACCAGTCCACTCTCCGCCTCCTCCAGTCCATTCACTTCCACCACCATATGTTTACAAATCACCTCCTCCACCAATCCACTCTCCTCCCCCACCATATGTCTATAAATCTCCTCCTCCACCAGTTCACTCTCCGCCTCCTTCTCCATCTGTCCACTCCCcgccaccaccatatgcctataaGTCTCCCCCTCCTCCTGTCCACTCACCACCTCCACCAGTCCATTCACCCCCGCCACCATATATTTACAAGTCTCCTCCTCCATCAGTTCACTCACCGCCTCCACCGTATGTTTACAAATCACCCCCTCCTCCATATCACACACCGTCACCACTAATTCActcaccaccacctccatatatcTATAAGTCTCCACCACCTCCA
- the LOC107461373 gene encoding extensin-2-like isoform X15: MGTFSGSRQWPRLIYLVAFCLLAISVIAKPDDEDHDRKPFPHEKHKKEHELPPKHEEHPHHHHHKRHPHEHKSPPPPPYGYKSPTPPIYSPPPPYVYKSPPPPVHSPPPPVHSPPPPYIYKSPPPSNHSPPPPYVYKSPPPPVHSPPPPYVYKSPPPPVHSPPPPYVYKSPPPPVHSPPPPVNSPPPPYVYKSPPPPVHSPPPPYVYKSPPPPVHSPPPPVHSPPPPYVYKSPPPPVHSPPPPYVYKSPPPPVHSPPPPYVYKSPPPPVHSPPPPVHSPPPPYVYKSPPPPVHSPPPPIHSPPPPYVYKSPPLPVHSPPPPYVYKSPPPPVHSPPPPYVYKSPPPPPYIYKSPPPPVHSPPPPYAYKSPHSPIHSPPPPYVYKSPPSPVHSPPPPIHSPPPPYIYKSPPPPIHSPPPPYVYKSPPPPVHSPRPPVHSPPPPYVYKSPPPPIHSPPPPYIYKSPPPPVHSPPPPYVYKSPPPPIHSPPPPYVYKSPPPPVHSPPPPVHSPPPPYIYKSPPPPIHSPPPPYVYKSPPPPVHSPPPPYTYKSPPPIVHSPPPPVHSPPPPYVYKSPPPPVHSPPPPVHSLPPPYVYKSPPPPIHSPPPPYVYKSPPPPVHSPPPSPSVHSPPPPYAYKSPPPPVHSPPPPVHSPPPPYIYKSPPPSVHSPPPPYVYKSPPPPYHTPSPLIHSPPPPYIYKSPPPPVHSPPPPYIYKSPPPLAHSPPPPHVYVYPLQSPPPPHVPNHPPYLYNSPPPPPKGY; the protein is encoded by the exons ATGGGAACTTTCTCAGGGTCGAGGCAATGGCCTCGACTCATCTACTTAGTGGCATTTTGCCTACTTGCAATTAGTGTCATTGCTAAGCCTGATGATGAAGATCATGATAGGAAACCTTTCCCTcatgaaaaacataaaaaagagCACGAATTACCTCCAAAGCATGAAGAACATCcacaccatcatcatcataaacGACATCCACATGAACATAAATCTCCACCACCTCCACCTTATGGTTACAAATCACCGACTCCACCAATCTATtctccaccacctccatatgtTTATAAATCTCCTCCTCCACCAGTTCATTCTCCGCCTCCTCCAGTGCATTCACCTCCACCACCATATATCTACAAGTCTCCTCCACCATCAAATCACTCACCGCCTCCACCGTATGTATATAAATCACCTCCTCCACCAGTTCACTCACCGCCTCCACCGTATGTTTATAAATCTCCACCTCCTCCAGTTCACTCACCGCCTCCACCGTATGTTTACAAATCACCTCCTCCTCCTGTTCACTCACCTCCTCCACCAGTCAACTCTCCGCCCCCACCATATGTTTATAAATCTCCAC CTCCTCCAGTTCACTCACCGCCTCCACCCTATGTTTATAAATCTCCACCTCCTCCTGTTCACTCTCCGCCTCCACCAGTTCACTCACCGCCTCCACCGTATGTTTACAAATCACCTCCTCCACCAGTCCACTCTCCGCCCCCACCATATGTTTATAAATCTCCACCTCCTCCAGTTCACTCACCGCCTCCACCGTACGTTTACAAATCACCTCCTCCTCCTGTTCACTCACCTC CTCCTCCAGTTCACTCACCGC CCCCACCATATGTTTATAAATCTCCACCTCCTCCAGTTCACTCTCCGCCTCCACCAATTCACTCACCGCCTCCACCATATGTTTACAAATCACCTCCTCTACCAGTCCACTCTCCGCCCCCACCATATGTTTATAAATCTCCACCTCCTCCAGTTCACTCTCCGCCTCCACCGTACGTTTACAAATCACCTC CTCCACCACCATATATCTACAAGTCTCCTCCTCCACCTGTTCACTCTCCGCCTCCACCGTATGCTTACAAATCGCCTCATTCACCAATCCATTCTCCGCCCCCTCCATATGTATATAAATCTCCTCCTTCACCAGTTCACTCTCCACCTCCTCCAATACATTCACCTCCACCACCATATATCTACAAGTCTCCTCCACCACCAATTCACTCACCGCCTCCACCGTACGTTTACAAATCACCTCCTCCTCCAGTTCACTCACCCCGTCCACCAGTCCATTCCCCGCCTCCACCGTACGTTTACAAATCACCTCCTCCACCAATTCACTCGCCTCCACCACCATATATCTATAAGTCTCCTCCTCCACCTGTTCACTCGCCGCCTCCACCGTATGTTTACAAATCACCTCCTCCACCAATCCACTCCCCACCCCCTCCATATGTCTATAAATCTCCTCCCCCACCAGTTCATTCTCCGCCTCCTCCAGTGCATTCACCTCCACCACCATATATTTACAAGTCTCCTCCACCACCAATTCACTCACCGCCTCCACCATACGTTTACAAATCACCTCCTCCACCAGTCCATTCCCCACCCCCACCATATACTTATAAATCTCCACCTCCTATAGTTCACTCTCCGCCTCCACCAGTCCATTCACCACCCCCCCCATATGTTTACAAATCACCTCCTCCACCAGTCCACTCTCCGCCTCCTCCAGTCCATTCACTTCCACCACCATATGTTTACAAATCACCTCCTCCACCAATCCACTCTCCTCCCCCACCATATGTCTATAAATCTCCTCCTCCACCAGTTCACTCTCCGCCTCCTTCTCCATCTGTCCACTCCCcgccaccaccatatgcctataaGTCTCCCCCTCCTCCTGTCCACTCACCACCTCCACCAGTCCATTCACCCCCGCCACCATATATTTACAAGTCTCCTCCTCCATCAGTTCACTCACCGCCTCCACCGTATGTTTACAAATCACCCCCTCCTCCATATCACACACCGTCACCACTAATTCActcaccaccacctccatatatcTATAAGTCTCCACCACCTCCA